Proteins from one Daphnia pulicaria isolate SC F1-1A chromosome 3, SC_F0-13Bv2, whole genome shotgun sequence genomic window:
- the LOC124328380 gene encoding talin-2-like isoform X3 encodes MASISLKISIVEKDVVKTMQFDPNTAVYDACRVIRDKITEANLGQPKDYGLFLADEDPKKGIWLEPGRNLGYYVLRTGDLLEYRRKMRTLKVRMLDGTVKTMLVDDSQPVTNLMVVICTKIGITNHDEYSLVRENLEEEAENKPNFGTLTLRRKKEEKEPRDQKMEQLKKKIKTDDELNWVDHSKTLREQGIDESETVLLRRKYFFSDGNVDSRDPVQLNLLFVQARDSILNGTHPVTLDKACEFAGIQCQAQFGDYIESKHKPGFLDLKEFLPQSYMKVKGVEKKVFGEHRKHNGLSEIESKVAYVKTARSLSTYGVTFFLVKEKMKGKNKLAPRLLGVTKDSVLRLDERTKEILKVWPLTTVRRWAASPNTFTLDFGDYSDQYYSVQTTEGEQISQLIAGYIDIILKKKQAKDHFGIEGDEGSNIVEDSVSPFKATIVQHTAGSGIKSGKVQTESVAKPAIVRAADVPQKYDVGQTQPPQLPTLQGLATVAHAPPTVQQPKVTSVLTEPQRALISTISEGQKAVEEAERILDTKLQVPDLGTDPASLKWKQNQLDTNKQNVSSQIAAMNAATASVITLTSGPPEDVDHQAVGAAISTISSNLPEMAKGVKLISALMEGEEHDDRLMDATRRLCKAFSDLLDAAKPENNNMRQNLLSAASKVGETTYDLLKQLGEADNSSRELQDMLLGLAKAVANTTAALVLNAKAVAAACPNETERQQVIAAATQCALATSQLVACAKVVAPTISDPACQQHLIDAAREVARAVEGILALCQQTCRDDKLEANLRKAAGDVASALNDLLAHIKEGTGRNRATESVHEGAVDNILAASDRLFAAQGDAAEMVRQARVLAQATAQLIQAIKGEAEALPDSELQQRLLAAARSLAEATARMVEAAKACASSPNDPNQQHKLRQAAEELRGTAESAAGEAIKKKVIKRLETAAKHAAATATQSIAAAQAAGPHNSNPTSQDQLLAACKAVADQIAKLVQGVKGTLANPESPASQLALISASEEFIQSGNPMVAAAKTALPTVNDPSSSMQLNNSSKQFSTALTDLRTAVTKARDTCGPLELDSALDMLYSLKDELDAFSGAVDASKLKPLPGETAENTAQQFSATSKAVGSNMAQLLTAVNQGDEKHTGMAARSTAVALQDLTDAVRGVAATSDQPEQQHKIIDSAKDVVVQAITLIEEARSATTNPQDIAIQQRVTQIARDVSQSLSKCAGCLPGQKDVDEAINSINSASEILEGERYPRSDKSYHELQTMLGSAAADLNDAAGEVVGTARESPTRLAWASKTYSTSFCYMMNVGMEMAGQTKDTETRSQMIVSLKNITLVSGKLLTVAKTANADPSAPNAKNNLTAAARAVTEAINGLVDVCTASAPGQKECDNAVRAIQSTRSLLEKPNEPVNDMSYFECLDTVMEKSKSLGDGMTGIANNAKKSEHEPFGEAVKDVSNAITGLVEAAAQAAYLVGVSDPSSVAGRSGLVDQAAFARASQAIQSACHALSSPSSTQQQVLSAATVIAKHTSSLCNACRVASSKTTNPVAKRHFVQSAKDVANSTAKLVKEIKALDQDYSQRNRDNCAAATQPLIEAVENLCTFANSPDFASIPAKISPTARQAQEPITSAGKSIIDGSCSMISAAKSLALNPKDPPTWQALANHSKSVSDSIKKLVSSIRDKAPGQKECDDVISIMSNCVRQLDQASLSAISQNLSPRREKSAQAFAEQTTNCAMEIADRIDSVRSAAKGEAEKLGHAVTQISHYFEPMVVAATGSASYLLNSKQQMMMLDQSKTVTECAIQLVLVAKEAGGNPKAVQVHTDLDESAEAMKEALRDLLSTVETVATEAGVVSGLVDSITASMNQMESRAQTGSSGDEADGTSFVDYQTRMVQATKEIARLSQDMVAKSGSDNVSQLGQLGASITHLYTQLATDTQGAVAKTSSVEIAMRIKSTVHDLGRTCIDLVKAGGARQGAPDDVFTQRDLSDAARLVGEKASQVLAALQASSRGTQACINAASTVSGIIGDLDTTILFATAGTLHAENEDESFADHRENILKTAKALVEDTKTLVAGAASSQEQLAVAAQNAVATIVQLSDVVKLGAASLGSNNPEAQVMLINSVKDVASALGDLIHATKSASGKSINDPAMIYLKDSAKYPADDAEPVPSDWLISDQEEELIRLLIVDSDYAEH; translated from the exons ATGGCGTCGATATCGCTCAAGATCAGCATCGTCGAGAAGGATGTGGTCAAGACGATGCAGTTCGATCCCAACACGGCCGTCTACGATGCCTGCCGCGTCATCCGTGACAAGATTACCGAAGCTAATCTCGGACAAC CTAAAGATTATGGCCTTTTCCTGGCCGATGAGGATCCCAAAAAAGGCATTTGGTTAGAACCTGGCCGCAATCTGGGCTACTACGTTCTCCGCACTGGG GATTTGCTGGAATACCGCCGAAAGATGAGGACCCTCAAAGTCCGCATGTTGGACGGCACAGTCAAGACGATGTTGGTGGATGACAGTCAGCCGGTCACTAATTTGATGGTGGTCATTTGCACTAAAATCG GAATCACCAATCACGACGAGTACTCGTTGGTGCGTGAGAACCTAGAGGAGGAAGCGGAAAACAAACCCAATTTCGGGACGCTGACCCTGCGGCGCaagaaggaggagaaggagccaCGCGATCAGAAGATGGAACAActcaagaagaaaatcaaaaccgACGACGAAC TGAATTGGGTGGACCATTCGAAGACGCTGCGCGAGCAAGGCATCGATGAGAGCGAAACGGTGTTACTGCGTCGCAAGTACTTTTTCTCGGACGGCAACGTGGACTCGCGCGACCCTGTCCAGCTGAACTTGCTTTTTGTCCAAGCGCGTGACTCGATTCTCAATGGGACTCATCCCGTCACGTTGGACAAAGCCTGCGAATTCGCCGGGATCCAGTGCCAGGCCCAGTTCGGAGACTATATCGAATCCAAGCACAAGCCCGGCTTCTTAGA TTTGAAAGAGTTTCTTCCACAGTCGTACATGAAAGTCAAAGGCGTTGAGAAGAAGGTCTTTGGCGAGCACAGGAAGCACAACGGACTGTCTGAAATCGAATCCAAAGTGGCCTACGTCAAAACTGCCCGCTCATTGAGCACCTATGGTGTTACCTTCTTTTTGGTCAAG GAAAAAATGAAGGGCAAAAACAAATTGGCTCCGCGCCTTCTGGGCGTGACCAAAGACTCAGTCCTGCGCCTCGACGAACGAACCAAGGAGATCCTGAAAGTATGGCCGTTGACGACGGTGCGCCGCTGGGCCGCTTCGCCCAACACTTTTACGCTCGATTTCGGCGACTACTCTGATCAGTACTATTCGGTTCAGACGACCGAAGGTGAACAAATCTCACAGCTGATTGCCGGATACATCGACATTATCCTCAAAAAG AAACAAGCCAAGGATCATTTCGGTATCGAAGGAGATGAAGGATCAAACATTGTGGAGGACAGCGTTTCTCCAttcaa AGCGACAATTGTCCAACATACTGCCGGGTCCGGCATCAAGAGCGGCAAAGTCCAGACGGAATCCGTGGCCAAACCGGCCATTGTTCGAGCTGCTGATG TGCCCCAAAAGTACGACGTCGGGCAAACACAGCCGCCCCAGTTGCCCACGTTGCAAGGTCTGGCTACCGTTGCTCACGCACCACCCACG GTCCAGCAGCCGAAGGTGACGAGCGTGTTGACGGAGCCGCAGCGAGCGCTCATCAGTACCATCAGCGAGGGTCAGAAGGCCGTCGAAGAGGCCGAGCGCATTCTCGATACGAAATTGCAAGTGCCCGACTTGGGAACCGATCCC GCCTCGTTGAAGTGGAAACAGAATCAGCTGGACACGAACAAGCAGAATGTGTCGTCCCAAATTGCCGCCATGAATGCGGCCACGGCCAGCGTCATCACACTCACTTCGG GCCCGCCGGAGGATGTGGACCACCAAGCTGTGGGTGCAGCCATATCGACCATCTCGTCCAACTTGCCGGAAATGGCCAAAGGCGTCAAGCTCATCTCTGCTTTGATGGAAGGCGAGGAGCACGACGACCGGCTCATGGACGCTACGCGTCGACTCTGCAAGGCCTTCTCTGACCTGCTGGATGCCGCCAAACCCGAGAACAAcaat ATGCGACAGAACCTGCTGTCGGCCGCCTCCAAAGTTGGCGAAACCACGTACGACCTGCTGAAGCAGCTGGGAGAGGCAGACAATTCGAGTCGTGAACTCCAGGATATGCTGCTGGGATTGGCTAAAGCCGTGGCCAACACCACGGCCGCCCTGGTCCTCAACGCTAAGGCCGTGGCGGCCGCTTGTCCCAACGAGACGGAGCGTCAGCAGGTGATTGCCGCAGCGACGCAATGCGCCCTGGCCACTTCGCAGCTGGTGGCGTGTGCCAAGGTCGTGGCGCCTACCATCAGCGATCCGGCTTGTCAACAGCATTTGATTGACGCGGCCCGTGAAGTGGCCCGCGCCGTCGAGGGAATTCTCGCTCTCTGCCAGCAAACGTGTCGCGATGACAAATTGGAGGCCAATTTGAGGAAAGCGGCCGGGGACGTCGCATCGGCTCTCAATGATTTGCTGGCCCACATCAAAGAAGGGACGGGCCGCAATCGAGCCACCGAGAGCGTTCACGAAGGGGCCGTGGATAACATTTTGGCCGCCTCGGACCGCCTCTTTGCCGCTCAAG GTGACGCTGCCGAAATGGTGCGCCAGGCTCGCGTTCTTGCCCAGGCTACCGCCCAGCTTATTCAAGCCATCAAGGGAGAAGCGGAAGCTCTACCCGATTCCGAATTGCAGCAGCGATTGTTGGCTGCTGCTCGATCCCTGGCCGAGGCGACGGCTCGGATGGTGGAGGCGGCCAAGGCCTGCGCCAGCAGCCCCAACGACCCCAATCAACAGCACAAATTGCGACAGGCTGCCGAAGAACTTCGCGGCACGGCAGAATCGGCGGCCGGCGAGGCTATCAAGAAGAAAGTCATCAAGCGTTTGGAAACGGCGGCCAAACACGCGGCCGCCACGGCCACCCAATCGATCGCCGCTGCCCAGGCTGCAGGACCGCACAATTCGAACCCGACCAGCCAAGATCAACTGCTGGCCGCTTGCAAAGCCGTGGCCGATCAAATCGCCAAACTGGTTCAAGGAGTCAAGGGAACTCTCGCCAATCCGGAATCACCGGCTTCCCAACTGGCCCTTATCAGCGCCAGCGAGGAGTTCATCCAGAGCGGAAACCCGATGGTTGCGGCTGCCAAAACGGCCCTGCCGACCGTCAACGACCCGTCCTCGTCGATGCAGTTGAACAACAGCTCCAAACAGTTCTCTACGGCTCTGACGGATCTGCGGACGGCCGTCACCAAAGCCCGAGATACTTGCGGTCCACTGGAACTCGATTCCGCTTTAGACATGCTCTACAGCCTCAAGGATGAGCTGGATGCTTTCAGTGGAGCCGTCGATGCTTCCAAATTGAAACCCCTTCCTGGCGAGACGGCCGAGAACACTGCCCAGCAGTTTAGCGCCACTTCTAAAGCGGTTGGTTCTAACATGGCCCAGTTGTTGACCGCCGTGAATCAAGGCGACGAGAAACACACCGGAATGGCCGCACGTAGCACGGCCGTCGCCCTGCAGGATTTGACGGATGCCGTTCGTGGAGTGGCCGCCACTTCGGATCAACCCGAACAGCAGCACAAGATCATCGACAGCGCCAAAGATGTGGTGGTCCAGGCCATCACTCTGATTGAGGAGGCCCGATCGGCCACTACCAATCCGCAAGACATCGCCATCCAGCAACGCGTCACTCAGATCGCCCGCGACGTCTCGCAATCTTTGAGCAAGTGCGCCGGGTGCTTGCCTGGGCAGAAGGACGTGGACGAGGCCATCAACTCGATCAATTCGGCCTCGGAGATATTGGAAGGCGAACGATACCCTCGCAGTGACAAATCGTACCACGAACTGCAAACGATGCTGGGCTCCGCTGCGGCTGATTTGAACGACGCGGCCGGCGAAGTCGTTGGAACGGCTCGAGAGTCGCCCACACGCCTCGCCTGGGCATCCAAGACTTACAGCACTTCGTTCTGCTACATGATGAACGTCGGCATGGAAATGGCCGGCCAGACCAAGGACACTGAAACCCGTTCGCAGATGATCGTTTCTCTCAAGAATATCACCCTCGTCTCGGGCAAATTGCTGACGGTGGCCAAGACGGCCAACGCCGATCCATCGGCTCCCAATGCCAAGAACAACTTGACGGCAGCGGCCCGCGCCGTTACCGAAGCCATTAACGGACTTGTCGATGTTTGCACGGCCAGCGCTCCTGGTCAAAAGGAATGCGATAATGCCGTGCGGGCCATCCAGTCGACTCGCTCGCTTTTGGAAAAGCCCAACGAACCGGTTAACGACATGTCTTACTTTGAATGCCTGGACACGGTCATGGAGAAATCCAAGAGCCTGGGCGATGGCATGACCGGCATCGCTAACAATGCCAAGAAATCCGAACACGAGCCATTTGGCGAAGCTGTCAAAGACGTTTCGAATGCCATTACTGGACTTGTCGAGGCTGCCGCACAAGCCGCTTACCTAGTCGGTGTCTCTGATCCGTCAAGCGTAGCCGGAAGATCTGGTTTGGTTGATCAAGCAGCCTTTGCCAGAGCTTCACAG GCCATTCAGTCAGCCTGTCACGCACTGTCCAGTCCCAGCAGCACCCAGCAACAAGTTTTGTCTGCCGCTACGGTTATCGCCAAGCACACCAGCTCTCTGTGCAACGCCTGTAGAGTGGCCTCGTCAAAGACGACGAATCCGGTAGCCAAAAGACACTTTGTCCAATCTGCCAAGGATGTGGCCAATTCGACGGCTAAATTGGTCAAGGAAATCAAAGCCCTGGACCAGGACTACAGCCAGCGCAATCGCGATAACTGCGCCGCTGCAACTCAGCCTCTCATCGAAGCGGTCGAGAATTTGTGCACGTTCGCCAACTCACCCGACTTTGCCTCCATCCCGGCTAAAATTTCACCAACCGCCCGCCAAGCCCAAGAACCCATTACTTCAGCcg gCAAATCTATCATTGACGGTTCGTGCTCGATGATTTCGGCAGCCAAGTCGCTGGCCCTCAACCCCAAAGATCCACCCACTTGGCAAGCTTTGGCCAATCACAGCAAGAGCGTCTCCGATTCGATCAAGAAATTGGTATCTTCCATCCGTGACAAGGCGCCGGGACAGAAGGAGTGTGATGATGTCATCTCCATCATGTCGAATTGCGTCCGTCAGCTGGATCAAGCTTCGCTGTCTGCCATATCTCAGAATCTGAGCCCCCGTCGAGAGAAATCGGCCCAGGCCTTTGCTGAACAGACAACCAACTGCGCTATGGAAATCGCCGATCGCATCGACAGCGTCCGCTCTGCCGCTAAAGGAGAAGCCGAAAAACTTGGTCACGCG GTCACCCAAATATCCCATTACTTTGAGCCGATGGTAGTGGCCGCCACTGGATCTGCCTCGTACCTGCTGAACTCCAAACAGCAAATGATGATGCTTGATCAATCCAAGACCGTCACTGAATGCGCCATTCAGCTCGTTCTCGTCGCCAAGGAAGCCGGAGGAAATCCCAAA GCTGTTCAAGTTCATACGGATCTTGACGAATCTGCCGAGGCCATGAAGGAGGCTCTACGCGACTTGCTGTCGACAGTCGAGACGGTGGCCACCGAGGCCGGTGTGGTTTCTGGTCTCGTCGACTCAATTACTGCTTCCATGAATCAAATGGAGAGCCGGGCGCAAACG GGCTCTTCTGGGGATGAAGCCGACGGTACTAGTTTTGTTGATTACCAAACACGAATGGTTCAGGCCACCAAAGAAATTGCTCGACTATCCCAAGATATg GTTGCCAAGTCTGGTTCGGATAATGTGAGTCAGTTGGGTCAACTGGGCGCATCCATAACACACTTGTACACGCAATTGGCGACGGATACTCAAGGGGCCGTTGCTAAGACTTCGAGCGTCGAAATTGCTATGCGAATTAAATCGACCGTTCACGATCTGGGTCGAACCTGCATCGATCTGGTCAAAGCCGGCGGCGCTCGGCAGGGCGCTCCGGACGATGTCTTTACTCAACGAGATCTTTCTGACGCCGCTCGCCTTGTCGGCGAAAAG GCGTCGCAAGTTTTGGCCGCTTTGCAGGCCAGCTCCCGCGGAACTCAGGCCTGTATCAACGCCGCCAGCACAGTGTCGGGTATCATCGGCGATTTGGACACGACCATCTTGTTTGCCACGGCCGGTACTTTGCACGCTGAGAACGAAGACGAATCTTTCGCCGACCATCGCGAGAATATCTTGAAGACGGCCAAGGCTTTGGTGGAAGACACGAAAACATTGGTGGCCGGTGCGGCTTCTTCGCAAGAGCAGTTGGCTGTGGCCGCCCAAAATGCTGTGGCCACTATCGTCCAACTTTCTGATGTTGTCAAACTGGGAGCCGCTTCCCTTGGCTCTAACAATCCGGAAGCCCAG GTTATGTTGATCAACTCCGTCAAAGACGTGGCATCTGCCCTCGGCGATTTGATCCACGCCACTAAATCCGCATCGGGCAAGAGCATTAACGATCCGGCAATGATCTACTTGAAGGATTCAGCCAAG TATCCAGCGGATGACGCTGAGCCCGTGCCCTCGGATTGGCTCATATCCGACCAGGAAGAGGAGCTCATTCGACTCCTCATCGTTGACTCGGATTACGCCGAACATTGA